Proteins encoded in a region of the Mycobacterium branderi genome:
- a CDS encoding acyl-CoA dehydrogenase family protein gives MSQLFPDYRPSWETDQHRELRKHAAEFFRKEATPNQERWVAQHAVDREFWNKAGAAGLLGLDLPEEFGGMGGDFAMQAVVQEELVYAHDQCFGFSVHSPIVAHYLYAYGNDGQRKRWLPKAISGDAVLAIAMTEPGTGSDLQSVRTTAFREGDTYVINGSKTFISNGTHCDLLVIVAKTDPSKGAAGVSLIVAETNDLAGFERGRVLQKIGQHGQDTRELFFSDMRVPVANLLGAQEGLGFYQLMEQLARERLIIATLCAALAEAAVLEAIKYSKEREAFGRPIGNFQNTKFVLAECKTEALAIKTLVDYAIGQYVDGNNDPMTASMAKLFAAEKCDQVVDKCLQIFGGYGYMAEYPIANMYTGSRVNRIYGGTSEIMKEIISRSL, from the coding sequence GTGTCGCAGTTGTTCCCCGATTACCGCCCGAGCTGGGAGACCGACCAGCACCGCGAGCTGCGCAAGCATGCCGCGGAGTTCTTCCGCAAGGAAGCCACCCCGAACCAGGAACGCTGGGTCGCCCAGCATGCGGTGGACCGCGAGTTCTGGAACAAGGCCGGCGCCGCTGGATTGTTAGGCCTGGACCTGCCCGAGGAATTCGGCGGGATGGGCGGCGACTTTGCCATGCAGGCGGTGGTGCAGGAAGAACTCGTGTACGCCCACGACCAGTGCTTCGGGTTCTCGGTCCACTCGCCGATCGTCGCGCATTACCTCTACGCCTACGGCAACGACGGGCAACGAAAGCGCTGGCTGCCCAAAGCCATCAGCGGCGACGCGGTGCTGGCGATCGCGATGACTGAGCCGGGCACCGGATCGGATCTGCAGTCGGTGCGTACCACCGCTTTCCGCGAAGGCGACACCTACGTCATCAACGGATCGAAGACGTTTATTTCCAACGGAACTCACTGCGACCTGCTGGTGATCGTGGCCAAGACTGATCCGTCCAAAGGGGCAGCCGGGGTGTCGCTGATCGTGGCGGAGACCAATGACCTCGCTGGGTTCGAGCGCGGACGCGTCCTGCAGAAAATCGGTCAGCACGGGCAAGACACCCGCGAACTGTTCTTCTCCGACATGCGGGTACCGGTGGCCAACCTGCTCGGAGCGCAGGAAGGGTTGGGCTTCTACCAGCTGATGGAACAGCTTGCCCGTGAACGGCTGATCATCGCCACCCTGTGCGCGGCGCTGGCAGAAGCGGCGGTGCTCGAGGCGATCAAGTACTCTAAAGAGCGAGAGGCGTTCGGTCGGCCGATCGGCAACTTCCAGAACACCAAATTCGTGCTGGCCGAATGCAAGACCGAGGCACTGGCGATCAAGACACTGGTCGACTATGCGATCGGGCAATACGTCGACGGCAACAACGACCCGATGACAGCGTCGATGGCCAAGTTGTTCGCCGCCGAGAAGTGCGATCAGGTGGTCGACAAGTGCCTACAGATCTTCGGCGGCTACGGGTACATGGCCGAGTACCCGATCGCGAACATGTACACCGGGTCGCGGGTGAACCGCATCTACGGTGGCACAAGCGAAATCATGAAGGAAATCATCAGCCGCTCGCTGTGA
- a CDS encoding thiol-disulfide oxidoreductase DCC family protein, which yields MRHNRTGELRTEPLQGPGVAERLGVEPSHLLECNRWLDASGAVYSGAEAMNAAVSTAIGTRLPLMVYRIPGIRFVEEAIYRWVATHRYRFRGTTPYCESNPAAC from the coding sequence ATGAGGCACAACAGGACGGGCGAACTTCGGACCGAACCACTGCAGGGTCCGGGAGTCGCGGAGCGGCTGGGCGTTGAGCCGTCGCACCTACTGGAGTGCAACCGATGGCTTGACGCGTCGGGTGCGGTGTACTCCGGCGCGGAGGCCATGAACGCGGCGGTGTCGACGGCGATCGGCACCAGACTGCCGCTGATGGTCTATCGCATCCCGGGTATCCGGTTCGTCGAAGAGGCGATCTACCGATGGGTGGCCACGCATCGCTACCGGTTTCGGGGCACGACGCCTTACTGCGAGTCGAATCCCGCTGCGTGCTGA
- the merB gene encoding alkylmercury lyase MerB, giving the protein MDDLRKTIATVIPHDVARFMAPMVRVVAEGRPVALERLAAVSGVSVEEIGSWLRAQPGTDWDDDGHLLGFGLTQRPTRHRYVVDGRVLFTFCAADALIFTPILGRPARVESTCPTTGQPIRLELTPEAVTSVDPPTTVVSHVNLCCGGGDIRGLYCDQGHFFASKDAARKWRRAHPDGEVRPVRELFAAALDVCRELGWAAA; this is encoded by the coding sequence ATGGACGATTTGCGCAAGACCATCGCCACAGTCATCCCGCACGACGTGGCACGGTTCATGGCTCCGATGGTTCGGGTGGTGGCCGAGGGCAGACCGGTGGCGCTGGAACGGCTGGCGGCTGTGTCGGGCGTTTCGGTCGAGGAGATCGGGTCGTGGCTGCGCGCGCAGCCGGGAACGGATTGGGACGACGACGGGCACTTGCTCGGGTTCGGGCTGACTCAGCGGCCGACCCGGCATCGCTATGTCGTCGACGGCCGGGTGTTGTTCACGTTCTGCGCTGCCGACGCCTTGATCTTCACTCCGATCCTCGGCCGACCTGCCCGCGTCGAATCAACCTGTCCCACAACGGGTCAGCCGATCCGACTGGAACTCACACCCGAGGCGGTTACCTCGGTCGATCCGCCGACAACCGTGGTTTCCCACGTCAACCTGTGTTGCGGCGGGGGTGATATTCGCGGCTTGTACTGCGATCAGGGGCATTTCTTCGCCTCGAAGGATGCTGCTCGAAAGTGGCGTCGTGCGCACCCCGACGGGGAAGTTCGCCCTGTCCGCGAGCTCTTCGCCGCCGCCCTCGATGTCTGCCGTGAACTGGGGTGGGCGGCAGCTTGA
- a CDS encoding MerR family transcriptional regulator, with protein sequence MRTMQVARQAGVNAQTLRYYERRGLLPDPPRTGRGYRDYGPEVVRRVRFVKHAQELGFSLAEIDVLLHLADGGPESCDAARALAERKVADLNAKIGALQAMQASLGRLIATCASPPEERVCPLLDSLQT encoded by the coding sequence ATGCGCACAATGCAGGTGGCCCGCCAGGCCGGGGTGAACGCACAGACGCTGCGGTACTACGAGCGACGTGGCTTGCTGCCCGATCCACCGCGCACGGGCCGCGGGTATCGCGACTATGGGCCCGAGGTCGTCCGCCGAGTGCGGTTCGTCAAGCACGCCCAGGAACTCGGCTTTAGTCTGGCCGAGATCGACGTGCTGCTGCACCTGGCCGACGGCGGCCCGGAATCCTGCGATGCGGCGCGCGCGTTGGCCGAGCGCAAGGTCGCCGACCTGAATGCCAAAATCGGTGCCCTGCAAGCGATGCAGGCATCGCTTGGGAGGCTGATCGCCACCTGCGCCAGCCCGCCGGAAGAGCGGGTCTGCCCCCTACTGGACAGCTTGCAAACAT